A genome region from Erigeron canadensis isolate Cc75 chromosome 3, C_canadensis_v1, whole genome shotgun sequence includes the following:
- the LOC122593527 gene encoding phosphatidylinositol 4-kinase gamma 4: protein MSSAGVITMSPLSDESIMPSLPVQNQEPIMIHLAMSGSMEPMRVLGSDSIESVKLKIQSYKGFVVKNQKLVCGGRELSRSNSLVRDYGVGDGNVVHLVVKVSDVQLINVKTACGKEFKFHVEKNHDVGYVKRQLAKGKKHLGLIDIEEQEVLCEGELLEDERLINDICKYNNDAVIRLTVRKSAKIRAKPVDKHFELTIVAPQSNDSKERDLAVRQLKNGAHGIEYYGSVPKEAAKRSLWLEPVVVNRKATLPTVLLDLINSTYDGLMKGNYPIRSSEGTGGAYLMLDASGTKFISVFKPIDEEPMAVNNPRGLPVSADGEGLKKGTIVGEGALREVAAYILDHPKGERRSISGEYKGFAGVPPTFLATCLHEGFNHPDGVKEKIGSLQMFMENNGSCEDMGPGAFPVDEVHKISVLDIRMANADRHAGNILVSKGEDGKVVLIPIDHGYCLPTSFEDCTFEWLNWPQARQPFSCETVDYISSLDAEEDIAVLNFYGWKLPSECARTLRISTMLLKKGVKKGLTPFAIGNIMCRENLNRQSVIEEIVQEADDLVLPGSSEAAFVEAVSQIMDQRLNLIP from the exons ATGTCGTCTGCTGGGGTGATTACGATGAGTCCGCTTAGTGACGAATCGATTATGCCGTCGTTACCCGTGCAAAACCAAGAACCAATTATGATTCATTTAGCAATGTCTGGTTCGATGGAACCGATGAGAGTGTTGGGATCTGATTCTATCGAATCAGTTAAGCTTAAGATTCAGAGCTATAAAGGGTTTGTTGTTAAGAATCAGAAGTTGGTTTGTGGGGGTAGGGAATTATCGAGGAGTAATTCGTTGGTTAGGGACTACGGTGTTGGTGATGGGAATGTGGTCCATTTAGTCGTTAAGGTTTCCGATGTTCAATTGATTAACGTGAAAACCGCGTGTGGGAAAGAGTTTAAGTTTCACGTTGAGAAGAATCATGATGTCGGGTATGTGAAAAGGCAGCTTGCTAAGGGGAAAAAGCATTTGGGTTTGATTGATATCGAGGAACAAGAAGTGTTGTGTGAAGGTGAGTTGCTTGAGGATGAGAGACttattaatgatatatgtaAGTATAATAACGATGCTGTGATTCGCTTGACTGTTAGGAAGTCTGCAAAGATTCGAGCGAAGCCTGTGGATAAGCATTTTGAGTTGACTATAGTTGCACCACAATCTAATGATTCAAAAGAACGTGATCTTGCTGTTAGACAACTTAAGAATGGAGCTCATGGTATTGAGTATTATGGTTCAGTTCCTAAAGAAGCTGCAAAGAGAAGTCTTTGGTTGGAACCGGTGGTTGTTAACCGAAAGGCTACTCTACCAACTGTGCTGTTGGACCTAATTAATTCGACATATGATGGTTTGATGAAAGGGAATTACCCAATAAGGTCTTCTGAGGGTACGGGTGGAGCGTATTTGATGTTGGATGCATCAGGGACTAAATTTATCTCTGTTTTTAAGCCTATTGATGAAGAACCTATGGCTGTAAATAACCCTAGGGGCTTACCCGTATCAGCTGATGGTGAAGGACTGAAGAAGGGGACAATTGTTGGCGAGGGTGCATTGAGGGAAGTTGCTGCATATATTTTAGATCATCCAAAAGGCGAACGTAGGTCTATATCTGGTGAATACAAAGGTTTTGCTGGAGTCCCACCTACATTCTTAGCAACATGCTTACATGAAGGGTTTAATCATCCTGACGGTGTAAAAGAGAAGATAGGGTCGTTGCAGATGTTCATGGAGAACAATGGGAGCTGCGAGGATATGGGTCCTGGTGCGTTTCCTGTAGACGAGGTACATAAGATCTCTGTGTTGGATATTAGGATGGCAAATGCAGATAGACATGCTGGAAATATTTTGGTTAGCAAAGGAGAAGATGGTAAGGTTGTATTGATACCTATCGACCATGGATACTGCTTGCCTACCAGT TTTGAAGATTGCACCTTCGAGTGGCTCAACTGGCCTCAAGCTCGCCAACCATTCAGTTGTGAAACAGTCGACTACATTAGTTCGCTGGATGCTGAGGAAGACATTGCTGTACTCAACTTCTATGGATGGAAACTACCCTCAGAATGTGCACGCACTCTTCGAATATCCACCATGCTACTCAAGAAAGGTGTCAAGAAAGGATTGACCCCTTTTGCCATTGGAAACATTATGTGTAGAGAGAACTTGAATAGGCAGTCTGTGATTGAAGAGATAGTTCAGGAAGCAGATGATCTCGTTCTTCCTGGTTCGAGTGAGGCTGCATTTGTGGAGGCTGTTTCTCAGATCATGGATCAGCGTCTAAATTTGATTCCTTAA
- the LOC122593529 gene encoding E3 ubiquitin-protein ligase SINAT5-like — MEIDNIECVSVSDGLGLDDEIPHHNNNRHHNQNNNNVPQFSSSLKTHHQHNVNVNVVPATTINPTTSVHELLECPVCTNSMYPPIHQCHNGHTICSTCKTRVHNRCPTCRQELGDIRCLALEKVAESLEFPCKYFSLGCPGIFPYYSKLKHETVCNFRPYNCPYAGSECSVVGDIPFLVSHLRDDHKVDMHSGYTFNHRYVKSNPREVENATWMLTVFNCFGQYFCLHFEAFQLSMAPVYMAFLRFMGDENDARNYRYSLEVGGNGRKLTWEGTPRSIRDGHRKVRDSHDGLIIQRNMALFFSGGDRKELKLRVTGKIWKETPNADGSNVCIPNLCS; from the exons ATGGAAATTGATAACATTGAATGCGTTTCAGTATCTGATGGATTAGGATTAGATGATGAAATCCCACATCATAATAACAATCgtcatcataatcaaaataataataatgtgccTCAGTTTTCATCATCTTTGAAAACACATCATCAACATAATGTAAATGTTAATGTTGTTCCTGCAACAACAATCAATCCCACAACAAGTGTTCATGAGCTTCTTGAATGCCCTGTTTGTACTAATTCTATGTACCCTCCTATTCATCAG TGTCATAACGGACACACAATTTGTTCCACCTGTAAGACTCGTGTTCACAACAGGTGTCCAACATGCCGACAAGAGCTAGGCGATATAAGGTGTCTTGCATTAGAAAAAGTGGCCGAATCACTTGAATTTCCATGCAAATACTTCTCCTTGGGATGTCCTGGGATCTTTCCATACTATAGCAAGTTGAAACACGAGACAGTCTGCAATTTTAGGCCATACAACTGTCCATACGCTGGATCGGAGTGCTCTGTTGTTGGAGATATCCCTTTTCTAGTTTCTCATTTGAGGGATGATCACAAAGTAGATATGCACTCTGGATACACTTTCAACCATCGTTATGTCAAGTCTAATCCACGTGAAGTTGAAAATGCCACATGGATGCTTACG GTCTTCAACTGCTTTGGACAGTACTTCTGTCTCCACTTTGAAGCGTTCCAGCTCAGCATGGCACCTGTTTACATGGCGTTTCTCCGATTCATGGGTGATGAAAATGATGCACGAAACTATCGATATAGCTTGGAAGTCGGGGGGAATGGCAGGAAACTCACATGGGAAGGCACCCCTCGGAGCATAAGAGATGGTCACAGAAAGGTTAGGGACAGCCATGATGGGCTGATTATACAAAGGAATATGGCTCTCTTTTTCTCTGGAGGAGATAGGAAAGAACTCAAGTTGAGAGTCACGGGCAAGATATGGAAAGAAACTCCTAATGCTGATGGTAGTAACGTATGCATTCCAAACCTATGTAGTTAA